From the Micromonospora lupini genome, one window contains:
- a CDS encoding cellulose binding domain-containing protein — protein MQSFDGGFIGEVLIVNASGADQGWTVRFDFAGGRLVTTWVEGAPQGTLRQFDGSFTYVSGVDVPAGRSVPLRFHLERASTTPRGCTVDGVRCSGF, from the coding sequence GTGCAGAGCTTCGACGGGGGTTTCATCGGCGAGGTGTTGATCGTCAACGCGTCGGGTGCGGACCAGGGCTGGACGGTGCGGTTCGACTTCGCCGGTGGGCGGCTGGTGACGACCTGGGTGGAGGGGGCGCCACAGGGGACGCTGCGGCAGTTTGACGGGAGCTTCACGTACGTCAGTGGGGTGGACGTGCCGGCCGGCAGGTCGGTGCCGTTGCGGTTCCACCTGGAGCGGGCGTCCACGACGCCGCGCGGGTGCACAGTCGACGGGGTGCGCTGCAGCGGGTTCTGA
- a CDS encoding C39 family peptidase: MRTDLIRKTALTAAGLAFTGGAIAGPVTTAFAASDAKPTTQTQTDRKPSGERQLGVRYQAQPNFYYCGPAAARNALSVQGKDISVDDMAKEMGTTEAGTNSINDITPVLNKETGKADAYHSVEISKPDADATQTDTLRADVVKTVDNGRAVVANIAGTTTDTDGGTHSFEGGHYISVVGYRDNGTIVRIADSADPNTASYDVTIEHLADWIATRGYATS; the protein is encoded by the coding sequence ATGCGTACCGATCTGATTCGTAAGACCGCTCTGACCGCTGCTGGCCTGGCGTTCACCGGTGGCGCCATCGCCGGCCCGGTGACGACCGCGTTCGCCGCGTCGGACGCCAAGCCCACCACCCAGACCCAGACCGACCGTAAGCCGTCGGGTGAGCGTCAACTCGGCGTCCGCTACCAGGCGCAGCCGAACTTCTACTACTGCGGCCCCGCCGCGGCCCGTAACGCCCTGTCCGTGCAGGGCAAGGACATCAGCGTCGACGACATGGCCAAGGAGATGGGCACCACCGAGGCCGGCACCAACAGCATCAACGACATCACCCCGGTACTGAACAAGGAGACCGGCAAGGCCGACGCCTACCACTCCGTGGAGATCAGCAAGCCCGACGCCGACGCCACACAGACCGACACGCTGCGCGCCGACGTGGTCAAGACCGTCGACAACGGCCGGGCCGTGGTCGCCAACATCGCCGGCACCACCACCGACACCGACGGCGGCACCCACTCGTTCGAGGGCGGGCACTACATCAGCGTCGTGGGCTACCGCGACAACGGCACGATCGTGAGGATCGCCGACTCGGCCGACCCGAACACCGCCTCCTACGACGTCACCATCGAGCACCTCGCCGACTGGATCGCCACCCGCGGCTACGCCACCAGCTGA
- a CDS encoding DedA family protein: MFDVQHWLVSLPPIAVYLLVAGVIGVESMGVPLPGEIVLVSSALLAATGVVEPEWVATAAATGAIVGDSIGYAVGRRGGRPLLARLGRRFPRHLGPAQLTRAEQSFARHGVWAVFFGRFVALLRILAGPLAGALHVPYRRFLLANAAGGLVWAFGTTYLLFTVGRAAEHWLKDISWAGLVLAVLTGLVSTWWLRRRAHRVDATAPAPSAEPAPSTEPAQSVEPTPVVGAEPTRTGRSR, from the coding sequence GTGTTCGACGTCCAGCACTGGCTCGTGTCGCTGCCGCCGATCGCGGTCTACCTGCTCGTCGCCGGGGTGATCGGCGTGGAGAGCATGGGCGTCCCCCTGCCCGGCGAGATCGTCCTGGTCAGCTCCGCCCTGCTCGCGGCCACCGGAGTGGTCGAGCCGGAGTGGGTGGCCACGGCCGCCGCGACCGGTGCGATCGTGGGCGACTCCATCGGGTACGCGGTGGGGCGCCGGGGTGGCCGTCCGCTGCTGGCCCGGCTGGGCCGACGCTTCCCCCGCCATCTCGGCCCCGCCCAGCTCACCCGGGCCGAGCAGAGCTTCGCCCGGCACGGCGTCTGGGCGGTGTTCTTCGGCCGGTTCGTGGCGCTGCTGCGGATCCTGGCCGGCCCGCTCGCCGGGGCGCTGCACGTGCCGTACCGGCGGTTCCTGCTGGCGAACGCCGCCGGTGGGCTGGTGTGGGCGTTCGGCACCACGTACCTGCTGTTCACAGTCGGCCGGGCCGCCGAGCACTGGCTCAAGGACATCTCGTGGGCCGGCCTGGTCCTGGCGGTGCTCACCGGGCTGGTCAGCACGTGGTGGCTACGCCGACGGGCCCACCGCGTGGACGCGACCGCGCCGGCACCGTCCGCGGAGCCGGCGCCGTCCACGGAGCCGGCACAGTCCGTGGAGCCGACCCCGGTGGTGGGTGCCGAGCCGACCCGTACCGGCAGGAGTCGCTGA
- a CDS encoding aconitate hydratase: MKEYDVASLDTFGAKTQLRVGDASYEIFKIEKVDGHERLPYSLKILLENLLRTEDGANITADHIEQLGGWDPTADPSVEIQFTPARVLMQDFTGVPCVVDLATMREAVRELGGDATKVNPLAPAELVIDHSVIADLFGREDAFARNVELEYERNRERYQFLRWGQTAFNEFKVVPPGTGIVHQVNIEYLARTIMERGGQAYPDTVVGTDSHTTMVNGLGVLGWGVGGIEAEAAMLGQPVSMLIPRVVGFKLSGEMPAGTTATDLVLTITEMLRKHGVVGKFVEFYGPGVSAVPLANRATIGNMSPEYGSTVAIFPIDAETIRYLELTGRDAAQVALVEAYAKEQGLWHDPNHEPEYSERLELDLGTIEPSLAGPKRPQDRVPLGAAKTLFRSALTDYVADDSVGERDLKPGVAREQLPVGANGPADEASAESFPASDPPANQFSDPADEPRDLETAAVGAGGRASNPVRVTAADGVEYELDHGAVVIAAITSCTNTSNPQVMIGAALLARNAVEKGLTRKPWVKTTLAPGSKVVMDYYERAGLTPYLDKLGFNLVGYGCTTCIGNSGPLPEEVSAAVNEHDLSVVSVLSGNRNFEGRINPDVKMNYLASPPLVVAYALAGTMDIDLANEPIGEDSDGNPVFLREIWPNSAEIQDVIAQAIGATGFSAAYADVFAGDERWQSLPTPTGDTFAWADDSTYVRKPPYFEGMQPEPSPVVDISGARVLAKLGDSVTTDHISPAGSIKADSPAGAYLAEHGVPRHEFNSYGSRRGNHEVMIRGTFANIRLRNQLVPGVEGGFTVNHLTGEQTSIYDASMAYQEAGIPLVILAGKEYGSGSSRDWAAKGTMLLGVRAVIAESYERIHRSNLIGMGVLPLQFPVDVTAESLGLTGTEMFTITGVTALNDGDTPRTVTVTTDTGVEFEAVVRIDTPGEADYYRHGGILQYVLRRMIAN; this comes from the coding sequence GTGAAGGAGTACGACGTGGCGAGCCTCGACACCTTCGGTGCGAAGACCCAGCTACGCGTCGGAGACGCGAGCTACGAGATTTTCAAGATCGAGAAGGTGGACGGCCACGAGCGGCTGCCGTACAGCCTGAAGATCCTCCTGGAGAACCTGCTGCGGACCGAGGACGGCGCGAACATCACCGCCGACCACATCGAGCAGCTCGGCGGGTGGGACCCGACCGCCGACCCGAGCGTGGAGATCCAGTTCACCCCGGCGCGGGTGCTCATGCAGGACTTCACAGGCGTGCCCTGCGTGGTCGACCTGGCCACCATGCGCGAGGCCGTACGTGAGCTGGGTGGCGACGCCACCAAGGTCAACCCCCTCGCCCCCGCCGAGCTGGTCATCGACCACTCGGTGATCGCCGACCTGTTCGGCCGCGAGGACGCGTTCGCCCGCAACGTCGAGCTGGAGTACGAGCGCAACAGGGAGCGCTACCAGTTCCTGCGCTGGGGCCAGACCGCGTTCAACGAGTTCAAGGTCGTCCCCCCGGGCACCGGCATCGTGCACCAGGTCAACATCGAGTACCTGGCCCGCACCATCATGGAGCGTGGCGGCCAGGCGTACCCGGACACGGTGGTCGGCACCGACTCGCACACCACGATGGTCAACGGCCTGGGCGTGCTGGGTTGGGGCGTCGGCGGCATCGAGGCCGAGGCCGCGATGCTCGGCCAGCCCGTCAGCATGCTGATCCCGCGCGTGGTGGGCTTCAAGCTCTCCGGCGAGATGCCGGCCGGCACCACCGCCACCGACCTGGTGCTGACCATCACCGAGATGCTGCGCAAGCACGGTGTGGTCGGCAAGTTCGTCGAGTTCTACGGCCCTGGCGTGAGCGCCGTACCGCTGGCCAACCGGGCCACCATCGGCAACATGTCCCCGGAGTACGGCTCCACAGTCGCGATCTTCCCGATCGACGCCGAGACGATCCGCTACCTGGAGCTGACCGGCCGCGACGCCGCGCAGGTCGCGCTCGTCGAGGCGTACGCCAAGGAGCAGGGCCTCTGGCACGACCCGAACCACGAGCCGGAGTACTCCGAGCGCCTGGAGCTTGACCTCGGCACCATCGAGCCGTCGCTCGCCGGCCCGAAGCGTCCGCAGGACCGGGTGCCGCTGGGCGCCGCCAAGACGCTGTTCCGCTCGGCGCTCACCGACTACGTCGCCGACGACTCCGTCGGTGAGCGTGACCTCAAGCCGGGTGTGGCGCGCGAGCAGTTGCCGGTGGGCGCGAACGGGCCGGCCGACGAGGCCAGCGCCGAGTCGTTCCCGGCCAGCGACCCGCCCGCCAACCAGTTCAGTGACCCGGCCGACGAGCCGCGCGACCTGGAGACCGCGGCGGTCGGCGCGGGCGGCCGGGCCAGCAACCCGGTCCGGGTCACCGCCGCCGACGGCGTCGAGTACGAGCTGGACCACGGCGCGGTGGTCATCGCGGCGATCACCTCCTGCACCAACACGTCCAACCCGCAGGTGATGATCGGCGCGGCTCTGCTGGCCCGCAACGCCGTGGAGAAGGGCCTGACCCGCAAGCCGTGGGTGAAGACCACCCTGGCGCCGGGTTCCAAGGTCGTCATGGACTACTACGAGCGGGCCGGCCTCACGCCCTACCTCGACAAGCTGGGCTTCAACCTCGTCGGGTACGGCTGCACCACCTGCATCGGCAACTCGGGCCCGCTGCCCGAGGAGGTGTCGGCGGCGGTCAACGAGCACGACCTGTCGGTCGTCTCGGTGCTCTCCGGCAACCGGAACTTCGAGGGCCGGATCAACCCGGACGTCAAGATGAACTACCTGGCGTCCCCGCCGCTCGTGGTCGCGTACGCGCTCGCCGGCACGATGGACATCGACCTGGCGAACGAGCCGATCGGTGAGGACAGCGACGGCAACCCGGTCTTCCTGCGCGAGATCTGGCCGAACAGCGCCGAGATCCAGGACGTCATCGCCCAGGCGATCGGCGCGACCGGGTTCAGCGCCGCGTACGCCGACGTCTTCGCCGGCGACGAGCGGTGGCAGTCGCTGCCCACCCCGACCGGTGACACCTTCGCCTGGGCCGACGACTCGACCTACGTGCGCAAGCCCCCGTACTTCGAGGGCATGCAGCCGGAGCCGAGCCCGGTCGTCGACATCTCCGGCGCCCGGGTGCTGGCCAAGCTGGGTGACTCGGTGACCACGGACCACATCTCGCCGGCCGGCTCGATCAAGGCCGACTCGCCGGCCGGCGCGTACCTCGCCGAGCACGGCGTGCCGCGCCACGAGTTCAACTCGTACGGCTCCCGCCGGGGCAACCACGAGGTGATGATCCGGGGCACCTTCGCCAACATCCGGCTGCGCAACCAGCTGGTGCCCGGGGTGGAGGGTGGTTTCACGGTCAACCACCTCACCGGCGAGCAGACCTCGATCTACGACGCCTCGATGGCCTACCAGGAGGCCGGCATCCCGCTTGTCATCCTGGCCGGCAAGGAGTACGGGTCGGGCTCGTCGCGGGACTGGGCGGCCAAGGGCACCATGCTGCTGGGCGTCCGGGCGGTCATCGCCGAGTCGTACGAGCGGATCCACCGCTCGAACCTGATCGGCATGGGCGTGCTGCCGCTGCAGTTCCCGGTGGACGTCACCGCCGAGTCGCTCGGGCTGACCGGCACCGAGATGTTCACCATCACCGGGGTGACAGCCCTCAACGACGGTGACACCCCGCGCACGGTGACTGTCACGACCGACACGGGCGTGGAGTTCGAGGCAGTCGTGCGGATCGACACTCCGGGCGAGGCGGACTACTACCGGCACGGCGGCATCCTGCAGTACGTGCTGCGCCGCATGATCGCCAACTGA
- a CDS encoding type II toxin-antitoxin system Phd/YefM family antitoxin, whose product MAGEAAAQFNIHDAKTNLSRIIERVEHGEEIVISRAGNPVAKVIPLRRTTRTGRGSLRGALDLTGDWDSDEVNDEVARNFGLSG is encoded by the coding sequence GTGGCCGGTGAAGCTGCGGCGCAGTTCAACATCCACGATGCGAAGACGAACCTGTCACGCATCATCGAACGGGTCGAGCACGGCGAGGAGATCGTGATCAGCCGGGCTGGTAACCCGGTCGCCAAGGTCATTCCTCTGCGTCGTACCACACGCACCGGTCGCGGGTCTCTGCGCGGTGCGCTTGATCTCACCGGTGACTGGGATTCCGACGAGGTCAACGACGAGGTTGCTCGCAACTTCGGGCTGTCCGGATGA
- a CDS encoding type II toxin-antitoxin system VapC family toxin produces the protein MRLLLDTHVVLWWLTDDPILASDIKDRIDTESDVYLSPVTLWEVAIKQSLGKLAGPADLAERLRDAELRELPVRHGHTIAAGRLPLIHRDPFDRMLVAQALHEGLTLVTRDDRIQKYDVPILVV, from the coding sequence ATGAGGCTCTTGCTCGACACGCACGTGGTGCTCTGGTGGCTGACCGACGACCCGATCCTCGCCTCGGACATCAAGGACCGCATCGACACCGAATCCGACGTGTACCTGAGCCCGGTCACGCTGTGGGAGGTCGCGATCAAACAGTCGTTGGGCAAGTTGGCCGGCCCGGCCGACCTCGCCGAACGACTCCGCGACGCCGAGCTGCGGGAACTTCCGGTCCGCCACGGTCACACCATCGCGGCTGGTCGGCTGCCGCTGATCCACCGGGATCCCTTCGACCGGATGCTTGTCGCGCAGGCCCTGCACGAAGGGCTGACCCTGGTCACCCGGGACGACCGCATCCAGAAGTACGACGTGCCGATCCTGGTGGTGTGA
- a CDS encoding DUF397 domain-containing protein, with product MGGAPDRRAAPGAPARLGYDVRHATRKRSFADKAVDVATLDRRWERIRDGDPAGPALTFAPAAWTRFLVLAKRG from the coding sequence ATCGGCGGTGCGCCCGACCGGCGGGCCGCACCGGGAGCGCCAGCGCGCCTCGGGTACGACGTTCGGCACGCGACCCGCAAGCGCAGCTTCGCGGACAAGGCGGTCGACGTTGCAACCCTGGACCGACGGTGGGAGCGCATTCGCGATGGTGACCCGGCCGGTCCGGCGCTCACCTTCGCCCCGGCGGCCTGGACCCGATTCCTGGTGCTCGCCAAGCGGGGCTGA
- a CDS encoding RNA polymerase sigma factor: MTGTDTTTGAPESVGVAAAAQAVAAVGVDAYPRIVATLIRLTGDWALAEDCAQEALAVALERWPDDGVPANPGGWLLTVARNRAIDVLRRAAVERRKLHELAVLAPDDAWPETPTGEAVVDDRLRLIFTCCHPALAIEARVALTLRTVCGVPTADIARLLLVSESTMTRRLTRARTRIAQAGIPYRVPSGPALAERLPGVLAVLYLLFTRGYVVDGEPAFADEAVRLARLLDRLMPEQSEIAALLALLLFQHSRRDARRDAAGNLLTLDRQDRARWDRAAIAEGQAALARVRDDGPYAWQARIAACHAIAPSADDTDWPAIARAYDALVDIRPSPVIALNRAVAHGYAYGPSAGLGLLDAAQAGGGLDGNPLAVAVRADLVARQGDRPRAAALFREAAEMAGSAGERRALLDRAADLAG, from the coding sequence ATGACAGGCACCGACACCACCACCGGTGCGCCCGAAAGCGTCGGCGTGGCCGCGGCGGCTCAGGCCGTCGCGGCCGTCGGCGTGGACGCGTATCCCCGGATCGTCGCGACCCTGATCCGGCTGACCGGGGACTGGGCGTTGGCCGAGGACTGCGCGCAGGAGGCCCTCGCTGTCGCGCTGGAACGCTGGCCCGACGACGGCGTGCCGGCGAACCCGGGCGGCTGGCTGCTGACAGTGGCCCGTAACCGCGCGATCGACGTGCTGCGTCGGGCCGCCGTCGAGCGCCGCAAGCTGCACGAGCTGGCGGTGCTCGCGCCGGACGACGCGTGGCCCGAGACCCCGACGGGGGAGGCCGTGGTGGACGACCGGCTGCGGCTCATCTTCACCTGCTGCCATCCCGCGCTCGCGATCGAGGCCCGGGTGGCGTTGACGCTGCGGACCGTCTGCGGGGTGCCGACCGCCGACATCGCCCGGCTCCTGCTTGTCAGCGAGTCGACGATGACCCGCCGGCTGACCCGCGCCCGGACCCGCATCGCGCAGGCGGGCATCCCGTACCGGGTGCCGAGCGGGCCGGCGCTTGCCGAACGGCTGCCCGGCGTGCTCGCCGTGCTGTACCTGCTGTTCACCAGGGGCTACGTCGTCGACGGGGAGCCGGCCTTCGCGGACGAGGCGGTCCGGCTGGCCCGCCTGCTCGACCGGCTGATGCCCGAGCAGTCCGAGATCGCCGCGCTGCTGGCGCTGCTGCTGTTCCAGCACTCCCGCCGCGACGCCCGCCGGGACGCCGCGGGCAACCTGCTCACCCTGGATCGGCAGGACCGCGCGCGGTGGGACCGCGCGGCCATCGCCGAGGGCCAGGCCGCCCTTGCCCGGGTACGCGATGACGGGCCGTACGCGTGGCAGGCCCGGATCGCCGCCTGCCACGCCATCGCGCCGTCCGCCGACGACACCGACTGGCCGGCTATCGCGCGGGCCTACGACGCGCTTGTCGACATCCGGCCCTCGCCGGTGATCGCGCTCAACCGCGCCGTCGCGCACGGCTACGCGTACGGGCCGTCCGCCGGGTTGGGTCTGCTCGACGCGGCGCAGGCCGGGGGAGGGTTGGACGGCAACCCGCTCGCCGTTGCGGTGCGGGCCGATCTGGTCGCCCGGCAGGGTGACCGGCCGCGGGCCGCCGCGCTCTTCCGGGAGGCCGCCGAGATGGCTGGCTCGGCCGGCGAGCGCCGTGCGCTGCTCGACCGGGCGGCGGATCTCGCGGGGTAG
- a CDS encoding YciI family protein, with product MKFMMFVCTDTAPDTDPTELPDIHKWVAENDSRGRRLTGNVLAPTSAATLVRVRDGELLVSEGPFAETTEVIVGFDLLDCADLDEAIEVARTHPMAREGRLELRPYADLSA from the coding sequence ATGAAGTTCATGATGTTCGTCTGCACCGACACCGCACCGGACACCGACCCGACCGAGCTGCCCGACATCCACAAGTGGGTGGCCGAGAACGACTCCCGTGGCCGCCGCCTCACCGGCAACGTGCTGGCACCGACAAGCGCGGCGACCCTGGTCCGCGTCCGCGACGGGGAACTGCTCGTCTCCGAGGGGCCGTTCGCCGAGACCACGGAGGTCATCGTGGGCTTCGACCTGCTCGACTGCGCCGACCTCGACGAGGCGATCGAGGTGGCGCGCACCCACCCGATGGCGCGGGAGGGGCGACTGGAACTGCGCCCGTACGCGGACCTGTCCGCCTGA
- a CDS encoding GTP-binding protein produces the protein MDYGHSDRPAGATPLPTAIKILVAGGFGVGKTTMVGAVSETRPLRTEEVLTETGVGIDDLSGVEGKTTTTVAMDFGRITISDDLVLYLFGTPGQDRFWFVWDELALGAIGAVVLADTRRLADCFPSIDYFEGRGTPFVVAVNCFEGARQYRLDEVQTALNLDPGVPVLLCDARQRESSKEVLVTLMEHAMKTREARRRAAGTD, from the coding sequence ATGGACTACGGGCACTCTGACCGGCCGGCGGGAGCGACGCCACTGCCCACCGCGATCAAGATACTGGTCGCCGGCGGCTTCGGCGTGGGCAAGACCACGATGGTCGGAGCGGTGAGCGAGACCCGGCCGTTGCGCACCGAGGAGGTGCTGACCGAGACCGGCGTCGGTATCGACGACCTGTCCGGGGTGGAGGGTAAGACCACCACCACCGTGGCGATGGACTTCGGCCGGATCACCATCAGCGACGACCTGGTGCTCTACCTGTTCGGCACACCCGGGCAGGACCGGTTCTGGTTCGTCTGGGACGAGCTGGCGCTGGGCGCGATCGGCGCGGTGGTGCTTGCCGACACGCGCCGGCTTGCCGACTGCTTCCCGTCGATCGACTACTTCGAGGGCCGGGGCACCCCGTTCGTGGTGGCGGTGAACTGCTTCGAGGGCGCCCGCCAGTACCGGCTCGACGAGGTGCAGACCGCGCTGAACCTGGACCCGGGCGTGCCGGTGCTGCTCTGCGACGCGCGTCAGCGCGAGTCCAGCAAGGAGGTGCTCGTGACCCTCATGGAGCACGCCATGAAGACTCGCGAGGCCCGTCGCCGGGCTGCCGGCACGGACTGA
- a CDS encoding DUF742 domain-containing protein → MTVQGESAEHQWVDDHAGPVVRPYAVTRGRARPVTGTFDLISLVTATRADVTPEVGIGPEHLAIVGLCQRIQSVAEIAAHLDLPVGTIRVLLGDLAARNLVQVREPQTTAGLPDNSIFEAVINGLRAL, encoded by the coding sequence ATGACGGTGCAGGGGGAGTCCGCAGAGCATCAGTGGGTGGATGACCACGCGGGCCCGGTGGTGCGCCCGTACGCGGTGACTCGCGGGCGCGCCCGCCCGGTCACCGGCACGTTCGACCTGATCTCCCTGGTCACCGCGACCCGAGCCGACGTGACGCCGGAGGTCGGTATCGGTCCCGAGCACCTGGCGATCGTCGGACTGTGCCAGCGAATACAGTCCGTCGCCGAGATCGCCGCCCACCTCGACCTGCCGGTGGGGACCATCCGGGTGCTCCTCGGCGACCTGGCGGCCCGCAACCTCGTGCAGGTACGCGAACCGCAGACCACGGCCGGTCTTCCCGACAACAGCATCTTCGAGGCGGTAATCAATGGACTACGGGCACTCTGA
- a CDS encoding roadblock/LC7 domain-containing protein, giving the protein MAQKTASSADLTWLLDDLVGRVKQAEHAVALSTDGLLMASSQGLSRDDGEHLAAMAAGIQSLARGAGKRFGGGQVQQTIIEMQSSFLFVTAAGRNACLAVLASEDADVGLIAYEMAMLVTRVGKYVASPSRGTEQSAGER; this is encoded by the coding sequence GTGGCCCAGAAGACGGCTTCGAGTGCCGACCTGACGTGGTTGCTGGATGATCTGGTAGGTCGGGTGAAGCAGGCCGAGCATGCGGTCGCGCTCTCCACCGACGGGCTGTTGATGGCTTCCTCGCAGGGGTTGAGCCGCGACGACGGCGAGCACCTCGCGGCGATGGCGGCCGGCATCCAGAGCCTGGCCCGGGGCGCCGGCAAGCGCTTCGGCGGCGGGCAGGTGCAGCAGACCATCATCGAGATGCAGTCGTCGTTCCTGTTCGTCACGGCCGCCGGCCGCAACGCCTGCCTGGCGGTCCTCGCCAGCGAGGACGCCGACGTCGGTCTCATCGCGTACGAGATGGCGATGCTCGTCACCCGGGTCGGGAAGTACGTGGCGTCCCCGTCGCGGGGCACCGAACAGTCGGCTGGCGAGAGGTAG